TGAGTCGGTGACGGTTGGTCTTACCCGAGGATGCAGGGATGGGACAAGCTCCACACATCATCGCAAAGCTGGCTTCTGAACCGAGACGCTCTGGATTGTCACCCGCGGCCACCAAGAACTCACCAGCACTATCTACTCCCATGCCGGGAAGTTCGAGCAGTGGTCCTGCTAACTCCTTCACCAGCTTCTCGATGAGTTCATCGAGATCTGCGAT
The sequence above is a segment of the Ferrimicrobium acidiphilum DSM 19497 genome. Coding sequences within it:
- a CDS encoding transposase produces the protein IADLDELIEKLVKELAGPLLELPGMGVDSAGEFLVAAGDNPERLGSEASFAMMCGACPIPASSGKTNRHRLNRGGNRQANSALHIVVLSRIRMDERTQAYVTRRLAEGLSKREVMRCLKRYVAREVYHVLVNHKVAA